One region of Gimesia sp. genomic DNA includes:
- a CDS encoding carboxypeptidase M32 translates to MNASQKAYDRLIARLKQAALLSSCSAILEWDEQTYLPADGASHRSDQLSMMAGMVHQEATSSETGDMLNELESASEWEEDSVEQANIREARHEYDRMTKLPRQLVEELSRVATLSHHAWVKARKENQFNDFLPWLEKMIGLKREQAAALGSAGQTAYDALLDEYEPGATSEMIEQAFTPLRNELVKLVSAIKESGIVPDVSLLTRKYPVDKQREFSLSAAEKIGFDFTAGRLDIAAHPFCSGIGPGDCRLTTRYDEHHFPGAFFGTLHEAGHGIYEQGLLKEYFGTPAGSSTSLGIHESQSRMWENLVGRSRPFWNCFYQSAQQQFPEALADVAQDDFYRAINDVRPSYIRVEADEVTYNLHIMLRFELEQALISGDLQPADVEAAWNEKFTSYFGITPDTPANGFLQDVHWSAGLIGYFPTYALGNMYAAHFFNAADSELGGLDDLIARGEFSPLKEWLNQNIHQHGKRYRANRLLEVVTGETLSHVPLVDQLNRKYGELYNL, encoded by the coding sequence ATGAATGCTTCCCAGAAAGCATACGATCGATTAATCGCACGCCTCAAACAAGCGGCCTTGTTGAGTTCCTGTTCTGCAATTCTGGAATGGGATGAACAAACTTATCTACCGGCGGATGGTGCGAGTCATCGATCAGATCAGCTTTCCATGATGGCGGGAATGGTTCATCAGGAAGCCACCAGTTCAGAAACCGGAGACATGCTGAACGAACTGGAAAGTGCTTCGGAGTGGGAAGAAGATTCAGTAGAGCAGGCCAACATTCGTGAGGCTCGACATGAATATGACCGGATGACGAAACTCCCACGTCAACTTGTAGAGGAGTTGTCCCGGGTAGCGACCCTTTCACATCATGCGTGGGTAAAAGCCCGTAAGGAAAATCAGTTCAATGATTTCCTGCCCTGGCTCGAAAAGATGATTGGCCTCAAACGCGAACAGGCTGCCGCTCTCGGCTCGGCGGGGCAGACAGCTTACGATGCTCTGCTGGACGAGTACGAACCCGGTGCGACTTCAGAAATGATCGAGCAGGCCTTTACTCCGTTGCGTAATGAACTGGTCAAACTTGTTTCTGCAATCAAAGAATCCGGAATTGTTCCCGATGTCTCCCTCCTGACCAGAAAATATCCTGTTGATAAGCAGCGAGAGTTCAGTCTCTCCGCTGCTGAAAAGATCGGATTTGATTTTACCGCCGGCAGACTCGATATTGCAGCGCATCCTTTCTGTAGTGGGATTGGCCCGGGGGATTGTCGCCTGACGACCCGCTATGATGAACACCATTTTCCAGGAGCTTTTTTTGGAACGCTGCACGAAGCAGGTCACGGTATCTACGAGCAGGGGTTACTCAAGGAATACTTTGGTACTCCCGCCGGCAGTTCAACCTCATTGGGTATCCATGAATCTCAATCGCGGATGTGGGAGAACCTGGTGGGGAGAAGCCGTCCGTTCTGGAACTGTTTCTATCAGTCTGCACAGCAGCAGTTCCCGGAAGCCTTAGCTGATGTTGCCCAGGATGACTTTTATCGGGCGATCAATGATGTACGCCCTTCGTATATTCGAGTTGAGGCAGATGAGGTGACCTATAATCTGCACATCATGCTGCGCTTCGAACTTGAGCAGGCGCTGATATCCGGAGACCTGCAACCTGCCGATGTCGAGGCTGCCTGGAATGAGAAATTTACGAGTTACTTTGGTATTACACCGGACACGCCTGCGAATGGCTTCCTGCAGGATGTGCACTGGAGTGCTGGTCTGATTGGTTACTTCCCGACATACGCCCTCGGAAACATGTATGCAGCTCACTTTTTCAATGCTGCAGACAGTGAACTGGGAGGCCTGGACGATCTCATTGCGCGGGGAGAATTCAGCCCGCTCAAGGAATGGTTGAATCAAAACATTCATCAGCACGGGAAACGCTATCGAGCGAATCGGTTACTGGAAGTGGTTACGGGAGAAACCCTTTCACATGTTCCGCTTGTCGATCAGTTGAATCGTAAATATGGCGAGCTCTACAACCTCTAA
- a CDS encoding TlpA disulfide reductase family protein, which yields MSNSSAKKDFLIALALVVTGAVIFSSWFAFRLPESTLPEGGMAQLKVGTEAPPIQAAGWVNGDPHQNDYLKGKVIVVDAWATWCGPCRMAAPHLVEVHEKFKDQNVAFVGLTTDGEDLLPVIEEWLDETGITWPNGYGAIDSLLAFKAEFIPQVWVIGTDGKVVWNVDSERTESLEEGIARALKLAQQ from the coding sequence ATGTCCAATTCCAGTGCTAAAAAAGATTTCCTGATTGCCCTGGCTCTGGTTGTCACCGGAGCTGTCATTTTTTCTTCCTGGTTCGCGTTCCGTTTGCCGGAGTCAACCTTACCCGAAGGGGGAATGGCCCAACTGAAGGTGGGGACTGAGGCCCCTCCCATTCAAGCAGCAGGCTGGGTGAATGGTGACCCCCATCAAAACGACTACCTCAAAGGGAAAGTGATTGTCGTTGATGCATGGGCGACCTGGTGTGGTCCCTGTCGAATGGCAGCACCGCATCTGGTGGAGGTGCATGAGAAATTCAAAGATCAAAATGTGGCGTTTGTCGGTTTAACCACCGATGGTGAAGATCTGCTTCCTGTGATTGAGGAGTGGCTTGACGAAACGGGAATCACCTGGCCCAATGGCTACGGGGCAATCGATTCTCTGCTTGCCTTCAAGGCAGAATTTATCCCACAGGTCTGGGTGATTGGTACGGACGGAAAAGTGGTCTGGAATGTTGACTCGGAGAGAACTGAATCTCTGGAAGAGGGAATCGCACGCGCTTTAAAACTGGCGCAACAGTGA
- a CDS encoding class I SAM-dependent methyltransferase — MYLTELSHLEKVALIGEGDGRFLLDFLKQTNCPQVHYIDSSQVMLDLAQARINKQFPEARPRVRFYKCDLSKENMPEDHYNLVVTNFFLDVFNEPTLSQGITRIADSCCNDAIWLYADFQVAGSRLKQLRATLWLKTMYLFFKVVSNIQAPALIDPAPLLESHGFRVIHQTEFAHGLMRAEFRRRA; from the coding sequence ATGTATTTAACAGAGTTATCCCACCTTGAAAAAGTAGCATTGATCGGTGAGGGCGATGGCCGGTTTCTCCTGGATTTCCTGAAGCAGACAAACTGCCCGCAAGTGCATTACATCGATTCCAGTCAAGTCATGCTGGATTTAGCTCAAGCCCGCATAAACAAACAGTTTCCCGAGGCACGACCACGCGTACGCTTTTATAAATGTGATCTCTCCAAAGAAAACATGCCCGAAGATCATTATAATCTGGTCGTAACGAACTTCTTTCTCGATGTCTTTAACGAACCGACACTCAGCCAGGGCATTACCAGAATCGCTGATTCCTGCTGCAATGATGCGATCTGGTTATATGCAGACTTTCAGGTAGCAGGTAGCAGACTCAAACAACTACGTGCAACTCTCTGGCTGAAAACCATGTATCTTTTCTTTAAAGTGGTCTCAAACATTCAGGCCCCTGCCCTGATTGATCCCGCACCGCTCTTGGAATCGCATGGTTTTCGAGTCATTCACCAGACGGAATTTGCACATGGCTTAATGCGGGCCGAATTCAGACGTCGTGCCTGA
- a CDS encoding prenyltransferase/squalene oxidase repeat-containing protein has protein sequence MNDRLHNLIERILSGRAITFEQILWGILILAALFASIHLLSMLVTRWGDSNASSKALLFSIIVHLSLSLGVVTLWPEQPPQSLSKAELAEERERKEKDQQKFTLQAESTETIKNKEPGNTPVWDQLQKPEKQELSRIELTRPEFDPLMAPPEKELPQEISEMPMPDLISEADLPITPARVERESVSQKKIQAVAPLEITDTTAESRAEVSVPSTSRERSRMIRIGQSNQDVKRQSAPGAVDRIQPSFSSEKQTLALNAQVDPQSKLERNAKDSMVSRRTGPAPSNLKIEPTGVETDAASQTQANSAPTEPRFSRRRTRSTRSVSQGTVKRSSPQATAGKENPDTQRLMAERSSLPLAINRPGLQPDAMRPSFDAVSNRTKANIPATYRLRNLSKRKEIAQRFGGTEESERAVEASLKWLATHQEPAGFWDADRFGAGKVRIDEQGIDRRNAGIQADSGLTALAILAFLGAGYTQEEGDYSDNLKRAIGWMVENQRSNGFLGGEATHYARMYSHAMATYALAEAYGLQSDPRSNPQLREAVGRAVAYIVENQNPYDGGWRYVKGQKSDMSMFGWQLMALKSAEIAGIPIPSDTKQLMVKFLKERSLGKNNGLATYRLMEPATPPTSAMTAESLFCKQMLGIRRDNPACREAIQFISDRPPRLSEYNLYYWYYGTLAMYQYGGAPWRDWNEDLRDLLISEQVTRGENAGSWDPRPPWGPYGGRLYSTTISTLCLEVYYRFLPLYQMGGRYDDEPSQE, from the coding sequence ATGAACGATCGACTGCATAACCTCATCGAAAGAATTCTGTCAGGACGTGCCATCACGTTTGAGCAGATTCTGTGGGGTATCCTCATCCTGGCCGCATTATTTGCATCCATCCATCTGCTCTCGATGCTGGTGACGCGCTGGGGAGACAGTAATGCATCATCCAAGGCACTGTTGTTTTCAATAATCGTGCATCTGTCATTGTCCCTCGGGGTCGTCACGCTCTGGCCTGAACAGCCCCCCCAGTCCCTGAGTAAAGCAGAGTTGGCTGAGGAACGTGAGCGAAAAGAAAAAGATCAGCAGAAATTCACGCTTCAGGCTGAAAGTACTGAGACCATCAAAAACAAGGAGCCCGGGAATACTCCTGTCTGGGATCAATTACAGAAGCCCGAGAAACAGGAATTATCCCGTATCGAACTCACACGCCCCGAATTTGATCCTTTGATGGCACCTCCTGAGAAAGAACTTCCCCAGGAAATCTCGGAAATGCCGATGCCTGATCTGATATCGGAGGCCGATTTACCGATCACTCCCGCCCGGGTAGAGCGAGAGAGCGTCAGCCAAAAGAAAATTCAGGCTGTCGCACCCTTGGAGATCACTGACACAACGGCGGAATCCCGGGCAGAGGTCTCGGTACCTTCGACCTCTCGTGAACGGAGTAGAATGATCCGAATTGGTCAGTCGAATCAGGATGTGAAACGTCAATCAGCGCCCGGGGCCGTAGATCGAATTCAGCCGTCGTTCAGCAGCGAAAAACAGACGCTGGCCTTGAATGCGCAAGTTGATCCGCAATCGAAACTGGAACGGAATGCCAAAGATTCCATGGTTTCCCGCAGGACCGGACCTGCTCCGTCCAATCTGAAGATTGAACCAACGGGAGTAGAAACTGACGCAGCAAGTCAGACACAGGCGAATTCTGCACCGACCGAGCCAAGGTTTTCTCGTCGAAGAACCCGATCTACCCGGTCGGTATCGCAGGGGACTGTCAAACGCTCTTCACCTCAGGCAACAGCGGGTAAGGAAAACCCTGACACACAGCGATTGATGGCTGAACGCAGTTCGTTGCCGCTGGCAATCAACAGACCGGGTTTGCAACCAGATGCAATGCGTCCCAGTTTTGATGCGGTTTCAAATCGTACTAAAGCAAATATTCCTGCGACTTATCGATTGAGAAATCTTTCGAAACGCAAGGAAATCGCTCAACGCTTTGGTGGAACGGAAGAATCAGAGCGCGCGGTGGAAGCGAGTTTGAAATGGCTGGCGACACATCAGGAACCAGCCGGATTCTGGGATGCAGATCGATTTGGCGCAGGTAAAGTGCGCATTGACGAACAGGGAATTGACCGTCGTAATGCGGGGATACAGGCCGATTCCGGACTGACGGCTCTCGCGATTCTGGCCTTTCTGGGAGCGGGATACACTCAAGAAGAGGGAGATTATTCAGATAACCTCAAACGGGCGATTGGCTGGATGGTCGAGAATCAGCGGTCGAATGGTTTTCTGGGAGGAGAAGCGACTCATTACGCACGCATGTATTCACATGCGATGGCGACATATGCCTTGGCCGAAGCATATGGATTACAGTCGGATCCGCGGTCTAACCCTCAACTGCGTGAAGCCGTGGGGCGGGCCGTTGCCTATATCGTAGAAAATCAGAACCCCTATGATGGAGGATGGCGCTATGTCAAAGGGCAGAAAAGTGACATGAGCATGTTTGGCTGGCAACTGATGGCGCTCAAGAGTGCTGAAATTGCCGGTATTCCTATCCCCTCCGATACCAAACAGCTGATGGTGAAATTTTTAAAGGAACGCAGTCTCGGCAAGAATAATGGCTTGGCAACCTATCGATTAATGGAGCCTGCTACCCCGCCGACATCCGCGATGACTGCAGAATCTTTATTTTGCAAACAGATGCTGGGAATCAGGCGGGATAACCCAGCCTGTCGAGAAGCAATTCAGTTTATTTCAGATCGCCCTCCACGCCTCTCAGAATACAATCTGTACTATTGGTACTATGGCACCCTGGCGATGTATCAATATGGAGGAGCACCCTGGCGGGACTGGAATGAAGACTTACGAGATCTATTAATTTCGGAGCAGGTCACACGCGGAGAAAATGCAGGTAGCTGGGATCCACGCCCCCCCTGGGGACCATATGGTGGTCGACTTTATTCCACGACCATCAGCACACTCTGTCTGGAAGTGTACTATCGTTTTTTGCCTCTGTATCAGATGGGAGGCCGCTACGATGATGAACCATCTCAGGAATGA
- a CDS encoding S41 family peptidase, with amino-acid sequence MDDYDARLKQLLSGEEYPNDRSRNRIRDQYPEQNYSVPDRRTRDSFQSDYDSQRLRELIRELQQKSLPQYDRERYDTRFPEQVPLDPNQELRAKISQRYNSQSVVGTLQTLDPQRAYTFYLEVNRMIDSRHVQPPSYDVRTKKSLQNLIFAVENQNFLRINRVSASPDQIRMAQNRWQQLMNQNPARSAQDAVTVLRQATDIAGSQLQMPATGVIYEFAYGSLEALDKHSRFEFTPTTSGPRVDAGGNNIVGVGVQLKTHDDGAVILRTLNGGSAAQAGLQRGDVIVGVNQRRLAGLSLDEVANLITGPAGSSVALDVRRESRTARVNLNRQAIRITNISEVKMVDSQQKIGLIRLEKFGEGTSQELDQALWKLHQQGMQSLIFDLRGNPGGLLTEAISVSNRFVPSGKIVSTRGRYQSDNTVETATHDQTWKMPLVVLVDGDSASASEIFAAAVQENRRGLIVGRKTYGKGTVQTHFPLQSVSGTFWLTTAKFYSPTGREMAGAGVTPDIPVNMSERELQNIGPVDQDLRAGINTIMSQRPGELVNNIPADRQTSPQRFQFSG; translated from the coding sequence ATGGATGATTATGATGCCAGATTAAAACAGCTGCTTTCAGGAGAGGAATACCCCAATGACCGATCTCGAAACCGGATCCGTGATCAGTATCCCGAACAAAATTATTCTGTTCCAGACCGCCGAACACGCGACTCGTTTCAGTCTGATTATGACAGCCAGCGATTACGTGAACTGATTCGAGAATTACAGCAGAAATCGCTCCCTCAATATGACCGGGAACGGTACGACACCCGGTTCCCTGAACAGGTCCCGCTGGATCCGAACCAGGAACTGCGAGCAAAGATTTCACAACGCTATAACAGCCAGTCAGTTGTTGGAACGTTACAGACTCTTGATCCCCAACGGGCTTACACCTTCTATCTGGAAGTAAACCGAATGATCGACTCACGTCATGTTCAACCTCCTTCTTATGATGTGCGTACTAAAAAATCGTTACAGAACCTGATCTTTGCTGTTGAAAATCAGAATTTCCTGAGAATCAACCGCGTGTCTGCTTCTCCGGACCAGATCCGCATGGCTCAGAACCGCTGGCAACAGCTCATGAATCAAAATCCTGCACGATCTGCTCAGGATGCTGTAACTGTATTGCGTCAGGCAACCGATATCGCAGGTAGCCAGTTACAAATGCCAGCTACAGGGGTCATTTATGAATTTGCGTACGGTTCTCTTGAAGCCCTGGATAAACACTCGCGGTTTGAGTTTACTCCCACGACATCCGGTCCACGTGTTGACGCGGGAGGAAATAATATCGTCGGTGTTGGCGTGCAACTGAAAACCCATGATGACGGAGCAGTTATCCTCCGAACACTGAATGGCGGCTCTGCAGCACAGGCTGGACTCCAGCGTGGTGATGTTATCGTCGGTGTCAACCAGAGACGTCTCGCAGGTCTTTCACTGGACGAAGTCGCCAATTTGATCACCGGTCCTGCAGGTTCGAGCGTCGCTCTCGATGTCCGTCGTGAAAGCCGGACGGCACGGGTCAACCTGAACCGTCAGGCGATTCGTATCACCAATATCAGTGAAGTAAAAATGGTAGATTCCCAACAGAAAATTGGTTTGATCCGTCTGGAGAAATTCGGCGAAGGGACTTCTCAGGAACTGGATCAGGCATTGTGGAAACTGCACCAGCAGGGAATGCAATCGCTGATTTTTGACCTGCGGGGTAACCCGGGAGGATTATTGACTGAGGCGATCAGTGTTTCAAACCGCTTCGTGCCCAGTGGGAAAATTGTTTCGACTCGCGGTAGATACCAGAGTGATAACACTGTTGAAACAGCAACTCATGATCAGACCTGGAAGATGCCTCTGGTTGTCCTGGTTGATGGCGACAGTGCCAGTGCCAGTGAAATCTTTGCAGCAGCAGTCCAGGAAAACCGTCGCGGTTTGATTGTCGGCCGAAAAACTTATGGCAAGGGAACAGTTCAGACTCACTTCCCCCTGCAGTCCGTTTCCGGCACTTTCTGGCTGACGACTGCGAAATTTTACTCTCCAACGGGTAGAGAAATGGCAGGAGCGGGTGTGACCCCCGATATCCCAGTCAACATGTCTGAACGAGAACTGCAGAATATTGGTCCCGTTGACCAGGACTTACGAGCTGGCATCAATACCATTATGAGCCAGCGTCCTGGTGAACTCGTAAACAATATTCCAGCAGATCGTCAGACCAGTCCACAACGATTTCAGTTTTCAGGATAA
- a CDS encoding carbon storage regulator: MLVLTRKRDEVIQIGEDIVIKILKTGKGAIKIGIEAPGNVRVIRGELLETESSPEHLSAMNSESINQGLNAQCA; the protein is encoded by the coding sequence ATGTTGGTATTAACCAGAAAACGAGATGAAGTAATTCAGATTGGCGAAGACATTGTCATCAAGATTTTGAAGACCGGCAAAGGGGCAATCAAGATCGGAATTGAAGCTCCCGGGAACGTTCGCGTTATTCGGGGTGAATTACTCGAGACGGAGAGTTCACCTGAGCACCTGAGTGCCATGAATTCAGAAAGTATCAACCAGGGTTTAAATGCTCAATGTGCCTGA
- a CDS encoding L-threonylcarbamoyladenylate synthase, protein MKCRITQDVSAAAELIRKGELVAFATETVYGLGANALDPNAVARIFEVKQRPHFDPLIVHIAEIDSLADFTTGLSSQAQRLAERFWPGPLTLVLPKRSVIPDLVTSGLDSVAIRIPAHPVARKLLKATGLPIAAPSANKFGCLSPTQAQHVAEQLGDAIPMILEGGPCQVGVESTVIQCYEDTTVLLRPGGISLEDIEACAGKVRLARIEDYAETKSQVSPGMLPRHYAPGTRLHLIDQLDQIPDVETIGVLSLYPLSETILAGREFAAQEILSPTGDLKMAAANLFTALRNLDQSEVECIVALRFPERGLGRTINNRLERAAY, encoded by the coding sequence ATGAAATGTAGAATCACGCAGGATGTTTCTGCAGCTGCAGAATTGATCCGAAAAGGAGAACTGGTCGCTTTTGCGACAGAGACCGTCTATGGACTCGGGGCGAATGCGCTAGACCCGAACGCCGTCGCCCGCATTTTCGAAGTCAAACAAAGACCTCATTTTGATCCCCTGATCGTTCATATCGCAGAGATCGATTCACTTGCCGATTTTACCACAGGTTTATCGTCTCAAGCACAAAGACTCGCCGAAAGATTCTGGCCGGGACCTTTAACTTTAGTCTTACCAAAACGGTCTGTAATCCCCGATCTGGTCACTTCCGGTCTGGATTCCGTCGCAATTCGAATCCCCGCCCATCCTGTGGCTCGGAAACTGCTCAAAGCTACGGGCCTGCCGATTGCAGCCCCAAGCGCTAACAAGTTTGGATGCCTCAGCCCGACTCAGGCCCAACATGTAGCAGAACAACTGGGTGATGCAATTCCTATGATTCTTGAAGGTGGCCCCTGCCAGGTTGGTGTCGAGTCCACCGTGATCCAATGTTATGAAGATACTACGGTACTGTTGCGTCCTGGGGGGATTTCACTGGAAGACATTGAAGCCTGTGCAGGAAAAGTGAGGCTTGCCAGAATCGAAGATTATGCAGAGACGAAATCCCAGGTCAGCCCGGGAATGCTTCCTCGCCATTACGCACCTGGAACTCGATTGCATCTGATTGACCAGTTAGATCAAATTCCCGATGTCGAGACGATTGGCGTCCTAAGCCTCTACCCGCTTTCGGAAACAATTCTTGCCGGACGAGAATTTGCTGCTCAGGAAATCTTATCTCCCACGGGAGATCTAAAAATGGCAGCTGCAAATCTCTTTACAGCTTTAAGGAACCTGGATCAATCCGAAGTCGAATGCATAGTAGCACTACGATTTCCTGAGAGAGGACTGGGCAGGACAATCAATAATCGGCTGGAACGGGCCGCATACTGA
- a CDS encoding biopolymer transporter ExbD, whose protein sequence is MPLKTGTVEEPKLDLTPMIDIVFLLIIFFMVGTQFTEMERQYDIQLPTVTDAKPLTNLPDDIIVNVSQNGEVTLQGEKKTLTELETALKEAVKNFPGQSVVIRGDSTGPYQNVMNVLDVCHRVNIRSVSLANRLSDESSK, encoded by the coding sequence ATGCCGCTAAAAACGGGGACTGTTGAAGAGCCTAAGCTCGATTTAACCCCCATGATTGACATTGTATTTTTGCTGATCATCTTCTTCATGGTCGGTACACAGTTTACTGAAATGGAGCGTCAGTATGACATTCAACTCCCTACAGTGACTGATGCGAAGCCACTGACCAACCTTCCTGATGATATCATAGTCAATGTAAGTCAGAATGGTGAAGTCACACTTCAGGGAGAAAAGAAGACGTTGACAGAGCTGGAGACAGCCTTGAAAGAGGCTGTCAAGAATTTTCCGGGACAGTCTGTAGTCATCAGAGGGGATTCAACAGGGCCTTACCAGAATGTGATGAATGTTCTGGATGTCTGTCATCGAGTTAACATTCGGTCTGTCTCCTTAGCGAATCGATTGAGTGACGAATCCTCAAAATGA
- a CDS encoding ATP-binding protein, with protein sequence MHTYKPLTRVSAKLRKWSISDRLKCGFGLLVLVQVVSGAVTLYQLSNINHDISQLVTVEEPLEASILEMEIEAGKMARAVLDYVRDRDKEHLEKLILARDRFQDNYHRYHKLALSDLGPDLNKRIESDYAEYNRMSAELVRLVDKRDAALHVFVNYVKQIDQLIGKEHRETDQIPSEAELKKADASHNMEKYLNITFGSIEEYIVQRNQNLLMRIFDAERKFRMFEAQYLLSISNQLELQRMNEIDSLFEKATTYGNQIVNITDDIDHQLAGYEQKLETINELLHNQIHPLIHANTVKATYHADASIQSAILVISILAFIGTIFALFSVWIISRGIVSPILELSRSAEKIAAGDVDHRIQVESQDEVGRLANTFNHMVEDLVIAQQEAEKASKIKTAFLANMSHEIRTPMSAILGFAEIMRQRNQDSETLRHLDTIKKNGEYLLELINDILDVSKIEADKLDVEAIECSLTELVDDVKTLMEIRAIDKGLDLSVQVEGPVPNWIESDPVRLRQILINLLSNAIKFTREGSVQLVLRAVTLDSNEQGLQFDVIDTGIGMTETQLSRLFKPFVQADCSTTRKFGGTGLGLTICKRLTHILGGEISVSSEYGKGTIFTVTVKSGNIQTDEYVEQTAFARQGESKVLSQPGSEGSESYRILVAEDGPDNQRLIRYFLQKAGHDVTLAENGLIAVRLAQEAVERGDAFDVILMDMQMPELDGYGATKQLRASGYRLPIIALTAHSMSGSREECLAAGCDSFATKPIQLEQLSSIMHECVVNSQERAQLNL encoded by the coding sequence ATGCACACTTATAAGCCATTAACACGGGTCTCTGCTAAGCTGCGAAAGTGGTCAATTTCTGATCGCCTCAAGTGTGGGTTTGGACTACTGGTGCTGGTCCAGGTAGTCAGTGGAGCCGTGACTCTATATCAACTTTCCAACATCAATCATGACATTTCTCAACTAGTGACAGTAGAAGAGCCTCTCGAAGCATCTATTCTGGAAATGGAAATCGAAGCAGGCAAGATGGCGCGGGCGGTGCTCGACTATGTACGAGACAGAGACAAAGAGCATCTAGAGAAACTGATACTTGCCAGGGACCGCTTTCAGGATAATTACCATCGCTATCATAAACTGGCACTATCTGATCTGGGGCCGGATCTAAACAAGCGGATTGAATCCGATTATGCGGAATACAATCGCATGTCCGCTGAACTGGTCAGGCTGGTAGACAAACGGGATGCAGCCTTGCACGTCTTCGTAAATTATGTCAAGCAGATCGATCAATTAATTGGGAAAGAGCACAGAGAAACGGATCAGATACCCTCCGAAGCAGAGCTGAAAAAAGCAGATGCATCACATAACATGGAGAAGTATCTGAATATTACGTTTGGCTCAATCGAAGAGTATATCGTTCAGCGAAATCAGAATTTGCTGATGAGGATCTTTGATGCAGAGCGTAAATTTCGGATGTTCGAAGCACAATATCTACTCTCAATCTCCAACCAGTTGGAATTACAGCGAATGAACGAAATTGATTCGCTGTTTGAAAAGGCAACGACTTATGGCAATCAAATCGTAAATATCACAGATGATATTGATCACCAGTTGGCAGGCTATGAACAGAAGCTGGAGACGATCAATGAGTTGTTGCACAATCAGATCCATCCGTTGATTCACGCAAATACTGTTAAAGCAACTTATCACGCAGATGCTTCCATCCAGTCAGCGATACTCGTCATCAGCATCCTCGCGTTTATTGGGACAATTTTTGCCTTATTCTCGGTATGGATAATATCTCGAGGAATTGTATCTCCCATCTTAGAGCTCTCCCGAAGTGCGGAAAAAATCGCAGCTGGTGACGTGGACCATCGTATCCAGGTGGAATCACAAGATGAAGTCGGTCGTCTGGCCAATACCTTTAATCACATGGTGGAAGACCTGGTCATTGCACAACAGGAAGCAGAGAAAGCCAGTAAGATTAAGACCGCATTTCTGGCAAACATGAGTCATGAAATTCGGACTCCCATGTCTGCAATTTTGGGATTTGCAGAGATAATGAGGCAGCGGAATCAGGATTCGGAGACATTACGTCATCTCGATACAATTAAAAAGAACGGCGAGTACCTGTTGGAGTTGATTAATGACATTCTGGATGTCTCCAAAATTGAAGCAGATAAGCTGGACGTCGAAGCGATCGAGTGTTCATTGACTGAGCTGGTGGATGATGTCAAAACCCTGATGGAAATTCGAGCCATCGACAAAGGACTTGATCTGAGCGTTCAAGTGGAAGGTCCGGTTCCCAACTGGATTGAAAGTGATCCGGTTCGACTACGACAGATTCTGATTAATCTCTTAAGTAACGCCATTAAGTTCACCAGAGAAGGCAGTGTTCAGCTGGTACTGAGAGCAGTTACTCTTGATTCAAACGAGCAAGGCCTGCAATTCGATGTAATAGATACGGGTATCGGCATGACGGAGACTCAGCTCTCGCGGTTATTTAAACCGTTTGTGCAGGCAGACTGTTCAACCACTCGTAAATTTGGAGGGACGGGACTCGGGTTGACGATCTGTAAACGACTGACTCATATTCTGGGGGGCGAAATTTCTGTGTCAAGCGAATACGGGAAGGGAACCATATTCACTGTGACTGTAAAGTCCGGAAATATACAGACTGATGAATATGTAGAACAGACTGCGTTCGCGCGTCAGGGAGAATCGAAAGTTCTCAGTCAGCCAGGATCTGAAGGCAGCGAAAGCTATCGAATTTTAGTCGCTGAAGACGGGCCGGATAATCAGAGGTTGATTCGCTATTTTCTGCAAAAAGCTGGCCATGACGTGACCCTGGCTGAAAATGGTCTAATTGCAGTCAGGCTTGCGCAGGAAGCAGTGGAAAGAGGAGATGCATTTGACGTGATCCTGATGGACATGCAAATGCCCGAACTGGATGGTTACGGGGCGACGAAGCAGCTCAGGGCGTCTGGATACCGTCTTCCAATTATTGCTTTAACGGCCCATTCCATGTCGGGATCAAGGGAAGAATGCCTTGCAGCAGGTTGTGACAGTTTTGCTACAAAACCGATTCAGCTGGAGCAATTGTCTTCAATCATGCATGAGTGTGTTGTTAATTCTCAGGAACGGGCTCAGTTGAATCTATAG